A genomic window from Phragmitibacter flavus includes:
- a CDS encoding glycosyltransferase family 4 protein, which produces MQTAGIDVQIHTVPLPGRDHIAPPANAHTISKLTLPPEGSLIILCLDPQNVANLTDRVHPDFFTGRRYHVAVWFWELNAIPLSTIRASQNVDEVWVVTPFIRDAFARELTIPVRTFPHPIDPAILDSINPIKAPAVDGRFVFLFSFAYDSYGPRKNPEAICRAFASAFPEPTEDGPVLIIKSSKSNETWVMNHTRMVTEWSHRPDIYFIDGVMTDQARLELVKRCDCYVSLHRSEGLGLTIMEAMALGKPCIATGFSGNLSFMNDENSALVPWVPTRDGLHAPPYNELPEAEWAEPDITAAAAAMHRIFRDPAYAQAIGRQAASDIRSIYSLQAVGEKLRSLIDSSPVPAAPGDEPHPGHRFSSPISDAVSIPTLTGNSIESCYAQATRALKAIKLEIQNRPPASPLSSPSGSNHQELATFLTQLVDVCQLSLTALKEKEKSLVTIVRDLNSLFGSIQIPALSDLDAETTEMLLTTSSSRPSTETFHTKAVRSLNAFKSDLKQRKNGQSSNSKISTEEAAAFLSQLTDSCHLALKAVKEKEESIMSAVRGIDARLILMEDQVSKLFPLVAALSKAQHSKSSDWERLGIEAPSY; this is translated from the coding sequence ATGCAAACTGCAGGCATTGACGTGCAGATTCACACCGTCCCGCTGCCGGGTCGTGATCATATAGCGCCACCCGCCAATGCCCACACCATATCCAAACTCACCCTCCCTCCAGAAGGAAGTCTCATCATCCTGTGTTTGGATCCTCAGAATGTCGCCAACCTCACTGATCGAGTGCATCCAGACTTTTTCACCGGCAGACGCTACCATGTCGCCGTGTGGTTTTGGGAACTGAATGCCATTCCACTCTCGACCATCCGTGCCAGCCAGAATGTGGATGAAGTCTGGGTGGTCACCCCGTTCATTCGGGATGCGTTTGCACGCGAACTCACGATCCCCGTGCGCACGTTCCCGCATCCCATTGATCCTGCCATCCTGGATTCCATCAACCCGATCAAGGCCCCGGCGGTGGACGGTCGGTTTGTATTCCTTTTTTCTTTTGCTTACGACAGCTACGGCCCCAGAAAAAATCCAGAGGCCATTTGTCGTGCATTTGCATCGGCATTTCCAGAACCTACGGAAGACGGTCCGGTGCTGATCATCAAATCCTCCAAGTCGAATGAAACCTGGGTGATGAACCATACCCGCATGGTCACTGAATGGAGCCATCGCCCGGACATCTATTTTATCGATGGGGTCATGACCGACCAGGCCCGCCTGGAGCTGGTCAAACGCTGCGATTGTTATGTTTCCCTGCATCGATCTGAGGGGCTTGGGCTAACCATCATGGAGGCCATGGCACTCGGCAAACCCTGCATCGCCACCGGCTTCTCGGGAAACCTGTCTTTCATGAACGACGAAAACAGTGCCCTTGTCCCATGGGTTCCCACGCGCGACGGCCTGCACGCTCCCCCCTACAACGAACTTCCAGAAGCCGAATGGGCGGAACCCGACATCACGGCCGCCGCAGCGGCCATGCATCGCATCTTTCGTGATCCAGCCTATGCTCAAGCCATCGGACGACAAGCCGCCAGCGACATCCGCTCCATCTACAGCCTTCAAGCCGTGGGCGAGAAACTGCGGTCTCTTATCGACAGCTCTCCCGTTCCAGCGGCTCCTGGGGATGAACCGCACCCTGGTCATCGATTCTCTTCGCCAATCTCCGACGCCGTTTCAATCCCCACGCTAACTGGCAATTCCATCGAGTCCTGTTACGCTCAAGCCACCAGAGCTTTGAAAGCCATCAAACTCGAAATCCAGAATCGCCCCCCTGCATCTCCCCTGTCATCCCCCAGCGGCAGCAACCACCAGGAGCTTGCAACGTTCCTCACCCAACTCGTCGACGTTTGCCAGCTTTCCCTCACCGCTCTCAAGGAGAAGGAGAAAAGTTTGGTGACCATTGTTCGCGATCTTAACAGTCTGTTTGGCTCCATCCAGATCCCCGCCCTCTCGGACCTTGATGCGGAAACGACCGAGATGCTTCTCACCACCTCCTCATCACGCCCGTCCACTGAAACGTTTCACACCAAAGCCGTCCGGTCTTTGAATGCATTCAAGAGTGATCTCAAGCAGCGCAAAAACGGTCAAAGCTCCAACAGCAAGATCTCAACCGAGGAAGCTGCCGCCTTTCTCTCACAGCTAACCGACTCCTGTCATCTCGCCTTGAAGGCCGTCAAGGAAAAGGAGGAGAGCATCATGTCTGCGGTGCGTGGGATTGATGCACGCCTGATTCTGATGGAGGATCAAGTCTCCAAACTCTTCCCTCTCGTCGCCGCCCTTTCGAAAGCGCAGCACTCCAAAAGCTCAGACTGGGAACGTCTCGGCATTGAGGCTCCCAGTTATTAA
- a CDS encoding class I SAM-dependent methyltransferase has protein sequence MPFPHQDRCWHEVATFVQRHATPNAALLAPDEFVEIFDNVYSYEAPGLDPTIKYDWIIIHKGLCDRLDQVFINSVVAAVPPLLANDVFVVFSKTAGLNPLPPNSVHINALRHALRSLPKQAHAPVHPSARIRPVNFTKLDVEGVREAMNSRYRQDEHDEFGGYEHPHLWDQVRYHEVDRLFHQLIGDVRELDVLEIGCGIGRNTKFFEHAASYLGTDLSDVAIAKAQQRGFDPTHFKFQPMDAMDLQLPDAQFDLVLGAEIIEHVQDSDQMLREVHRVLKPGGRFLFNSANRDSLHLRIIRGMGHPEVRSTYEHFREYGYIEIQGILDQIGFAVTASEGVFIHPYLSIPGIDESVKNIILDDPHIVESLREIGNRAGPEFCFEFMIAATKIPNPA, from the coding sequence ATGCCTTTCCCCCACCAAGATCGTTGCTGGCATGAGGTGGCCACGTTTGTCCAAAGACACGCTACCCCCAATGCCGCTCTGCTCGCTCCAGACGAGTTTGTCGAAATTTTCGACAACGTCTATTCCTACGAAGCGCCAGGACTCGATCCCACCATCAAATACGACTGGATCATTATCCACAAAGGCCTTTGCGACAGACTCGATCAGGTCTTCATCAATTCCGTGGTCGCCGCTGTTCCCCCACTGCTCGCCAACGATGTCTTTGTGGTTTTCTCCAAAACGGCCGGCCTGAACCCCCTGCCCCCAAACTCCGTCCATATCAACGCCCTGCGCCATGCTTTGCGCAGTCTCCCCAAACAAGCGCACGCTCCCGTCCACCCTTCGGCACGCATCCGACCCGTCAACTTTACCAAGCTCGACGTCGAAGGCGTTCGCGAAGCCATGAACTCGCGTTACCGCCAGGACGAACACGATGAATTCGGCGGATACGAGCATCCTCATCTGTGGGATCAGGTTCGATATCACGAGGTCGACCGGCTGTTCCACCAACTCATCGGCGATGTTCGTGAACTCGATGTGTTGGAGATCGGCTGCGGCATTGGACGCAACACCAAATTTTTTGAACATGCGGCCAGCTATCTCGGAACCGATCTCTCCGACGTCGCCATTGCCAAAGCGCAGCAGCGGGGGTTCGATCCCACCCATTTCAAATTTCAGCCCATGGACGCCATGGACCTCCAACTTCCCGACGCACAATTCGATCTGGTGTTAGGGGCTGAAATCATCGAACACGTTCAGGACTCCGACCAGATGCTCCGCGAAGTTCACCGTGTCCTCAAACCCGGGGGGCGCTTCCTCTTCAACTCGGCCAATCGCGACAGTCTTCATTTGCGCATCATCCGTGGCATGGGTCATCCCGAAGTCCGCAGCACCTATGAACATTTTCGGGAATACGGTTACATTGAGATCCAGGGGATACTCGATCAAATTGGCTTTGCGGTCACCGCCAGCGAAGGCGTTTTCATCCACCCCTATCTCAGCATTCCCGGAATCGATGAAAGCGTAAAAAACATCATCCTCGACGATCCCCACATCGTGGAAAGCCTGCGTGAAATCGGCAACCGTGCCGGCCCCGAGTTTTGTTTTGAATTCATGATCGCAGCGACCAAAATTCCGAACCCTGCCTGA